One Triticum dicoccoides isolate Atlit2015 ecotype Zavitan chromosome 5B, WEW_v2.0, whole genome shotgun sequence genomic window carries:
- the LOC119312410 gene encoding non-specific lipid-transfer protein A-like — MAPSTRRANAILVVVMLLAAAMAALAADVLVAEAAAEVSCGDAVSALIPCGSFLVGAVAGAPSESCCRGAQGLRRTAGTPGARRALCRCLEQSGPSFGVLPDRARQLPALCKLGISIPVSPHTDCDK; from the coding sequence ATGGCGCCTAGCACTCGTAGGGCCAATGCCATCCTCGTCGTGGTGATGCTCCTCGCGGCTGCCATGGCAGCGCTGGCAGCCGACGTGCTGGTCGCCGAGGCGGCGGCTGAGGTGTCGTGCGGGGACGCGGTGAGCGCGCTGATCCCGTGCGGGTCGTTCCTGGTGGGCGCCGTCGCCGGGGCGCCGAGCGAGAGCTGCTGCCGCGGCGCGCAGGGGCTGCGGAGGACGGCGGGCACGCCAGGCGCGCGGCGCGCGCTCTGCAGGTGCCTGGAGCAGTCCGGCCCGTCCTTCGGCGTGCTCCCGGACCGCGCCCGGCAGCTACCCGCGCTCTGCAAGCTCGGCATCTCCATCCCCGTCAGCCCCCACACCGACTGCGACAAGTAA